The sequence GTGCGCGAATAGACAGGCTGATTTTACCTGCACCTTCATCCACCTCAAGTACTTTGACTTGTACTTCATCTCCAACTGTCAAATAATCATTAATGTCTCTGACGAAACCATAGGTGATTTCTGAGATATGGACAAGTCCTTGCGTTTCGTCATCCAATGCGATGAATGCACCATATGGTTGTATTCCTGTCACTTTGCCAGAAAGCTCTTCCCCCACTTCGTATTTTTTGCCCATTTGAAACAGCTCCCAATCTAATACTATCGAATTTGCCTATACGGCCATCAATAATCATACCATAGAAAGCCCTTTCACGGCAAAAACGCATGCTATAAGTCCGAAGATTTCATATTCTTTTTTTCTTTTATTTGTAAAACCATCTGTTCAAATCTTTCATTAAATAGTAAATAGATTAGATCTCTATGTTTCGCCGAATATGTCCAACCCGATGCTTCCATCTCCTGTACGATATCTTGCATCAATTGTCCAGATATAGGGTTATCTCCGTTGGAAGCAATACGTAGCCAGGCGTCTCGATATTCATCTTTAACAGTACGTAATGGCGTATAAATCTTTTCTTCTTCATGCAAGCCATTGATGTAAACGAGAAGTCTTGTGTACGCACTGAATACGAGCATATCAATACTTTCTTCATCAGTTACTAACAAATCCTGTTCAATTTCCAGTAGTTTTTCAACTTGGTCGTCAAGTGGGTAAATTTCCAAATGGTCAACACCACCTGTAATAATAGATAGGTAGAAGTCGACACTAGGATGAAGGTTTTCTATTAATGTCTTTTCAACTTCCTCATTTCCAAAGACAGGATATACAAAAATATCTTCAAAAGATATCAATGAAAATCCGTGTTTCTCCATCCCGTCCAACGCTTCGCGAAGAGTTTTAGGAAGAGTTTCGTCTTTAGCTAATAGTGTCTCCATATAATCTGAGCTTGTATAGTCATACTCCTCACCAAGCACTTTATTCATATTTTCTTCTAACAACATACTATAAGAAATAGTTAAAAACTGAACGGACTCATACAATTCACTTAAAAACCTCATACTATTTTTCTCATCGTTTTTAAGCGGTTCCTTTTCCAATTGGTCAATCAAATCGGTTGGCAAACTTATTCTGTTCATAAATGCTACTTGTTCCTTACCAACTCTTTTTTTATTAATTTTGCCTTGTTCCTGCAACTGATTTCGTAACTCTATAATAAAAAGTTCATGTCTCGTTCGTACGTCATTCCCATGTGAGAAAGACTGATTATATTTCAGTTTATCGTCAGGTAATCCAGCCAGTTGAAGCCGCCTATCAAGTTGATCTTCAAATTCCTTTACGGCGTTTTCTATGATTTTTTCGCCTACAGATTGTTGATAAGTATCACTATTCATGATCATTCCATATGTAAAGAAAAATGCGAGAACAGCTCCAAGCGCCCAGAGAAGGATCGTTTTCTTCTTAGACGCTCCTGTCTTTTTTACTTCGAGTGCGGGTTGCTCAGCGCTTTTAGCAAGAATGCTCTCTAGGTCAGACACTTCTGATGGAAGTCTATTGTACGATCTTCCTAAAAATTCAAGGCGTTTTTCTAAGTTTGGCTCATCCAGCTTCTGCATTGCCCCGTTGATTGCATCAAGCACTTGCTGTTCTGGAATTTCAACAATTGCTGCGATCTCACTAGTTGTTTTAGTATGAAATTTCGACAGGATGAGAGGTACGCGCCACGTTTGATTCAATATCATGATTCGATTATGTAACTCATCATCCTCAATAAAAGCAAATAACCTGTCAGTTGACGGTTTTAATTCCATATTAGCCAATCGTGACAAGACCCTTTTGATTAGTTCATCTTCTTCAAGTAGCTCCTCTGTTAACAGATGTCGTTTTTGATACACTTCGACAAATAATGTTTCAGTGACGGTCTTTGCATCTTCTGTAGTCACCCCATATTGGACAGATAAAAGTTCCACTTCACGCATTAAAAACGTTATTCGTTCCATGAACGCCTCATGATCTCCATTCACAATCCTGTCCATTTACTCCCCTACTTTCTAAAACTCATACCCTAGCTATACTATACCAAATAGTATAGTGATAATTCAAAATCATCTCTGCTAATTTATTTCGCTTTCATTTCATTAGGAAGGGGGGAGTTCTGTGACCTGTCTGAGAATCGTACAAAGAGAACAGTCTCATTGATTGATTTCTAGTTCATTAAAAAAGCTGCCCAGTTGGCAGCCTTTTCATTTATTTAAATGGTTGAAATTTGACCCTCCAGCCGTCTTCAGTCCAAATCATGTGAAACTCGCGCTTCGTAGGCAGTTCCGGATAAAGATCTGTATCAACAGTCAGTGTCACAATACCAGGCCAGTTCCCATCACTGTCCTGTTCCAAACCTTGGAATGACATCGTCGTATACATATCCTCTGAATAAGGCTCGAAATAGTTGGCAGCATCTTTTAGGAATTTCTCTTTCTCCATCAGACCTTTACCTTTATAAAACAATTCATATTGCGTTTCATAATCTTTTTGAGCTCCTGCGTGGAAGTAAATCCCCATAACCGTTAAAGCCTGTTGTCCGAACAACTCCGCATGATTATAGTCCTTTCTGAAATAGCCATACACTTCTTTTGCGTATGATTTGATGGAATCATCAATTTCCATCTCTGGCGCCATATCGTACGATGGTATTCTTTGATGATAAACATCCATGACTTCCCAAACATCCTGGTCGCCATAAATCATGGACATCGTTCGGATCATGCCATTTTTATCATTGATAGCGACAGTAGAAACCAATGAATGTTCAAAACGTTGACTTGCACCTGAGAATTGAAGACTTGTTGCATTTCTGAACTGCGACAGCGACTTCGTCCATTTCGATTTGTATTTTTCCAACAAATCCTTTTCATTCATTTTCGAATAGACGCCATCATAATTTTCATCATACATTTGAGCCATCGAATCTCGATTTGCCAAATAAAACATCGTTTCAGGATCTTCCATTTGATTCGCATAATCAAATACACCCGCTACATATATCGCCGAGACACCGTCGAGAACTTTTTTATCATAGGACTTCTTATAAGCTGTATAAAGTGCTTTCACTTCTTTATCAAATGAAGAGTTAGGCAACGTTACGGTTTCATCCTCAAAAACAGGTTGTTCACCGTACATATACTCTTCTAATACACCTTCACGATACAACACAAGCGCTTCACTTACCGCTTCATAAGATAGACGGTTCCATCTTTCTGAAGTGCGCCACCCAGAAGCCCTCATTTCTTTCACAATCGGCTGCATGATATACGACAATGGAGTTGCTTCATAATTTAACGACAGAGTAGTCCATGCTTCTTGATATTCAGGCAGTAATACGCCATCTGCATTGAACAGCTTCGCAGATTTACTTCCTTTTACGATTTCATTGAACAGCGTAACGAAATAAGTTTCCAACACAGGATATAACGAACTGTCCTCCTCCGCTTTCATCAGTGTATTTTCCATCGTCATAACCATGCCCGTAGTTTCTGCAATAGAATACTCCAGATTACCAGCATACATATACGGCTCGTCAGCAATCATTCTTACATACGCATACGTATCATTGTGAAGTTTGGCAGTTAGGGTTTCTGTTGCACGAGACATATAATACTTAGCTTTCACTTCCCCCGAATATTTGCCTGTCTCTAGCTTGATCGATTGTTCTTTCATCGTATTGATGATGTTTTGGAGCTGTTCAGGGAAGCTGTTCGTGCTTACCATCATGACTTCCGCTTTGTCTGCCGACGCGTCCACTTCATATGCATCGATTGCCTCTTTATGTTGCGCTAATATCTGATCGTAAATAGCGACCAATCGCTGGACCTTACCTCGATACGCATCGATAAATTCAATACTCGCTTCTTGATCTTCTGTTAGAGGATTACTTTTTAAGTCCTCGATCATTTCAGCAGGCGTCTTTAATTCGTCAATTGCTTGCTGATAAGTTTCGTCGGCTAGCTGTGCTCCATTATCATGTTGTTTAATGCTATTAATGTAACCATCATGATCCAACATGGAAATATAGTTATAATACAAATACTTGTCATAATGCTCTTCATCCAACTTCAGCATTTCGCGCCGTTTTTCTTTTTCTACTTCATACTTCTGTTTGAGTTCCTCAATATACTCGTCCGTAACCGTACTCTCTAAATTCTGCTCTTCCGAATTCTGCTTCTGATCATAAATGAAAACTGTTCCCATTAGAGTAAGGATGAACACACTTGCGATGCTTGCAGCCCATACGGTAAGCTTTTGCTTGAAACCACCATTTTTCTTTTGTTTTTGCTGCACCGGTTTTGGTTCTTGCTCCTGATCTATTTTGTTGAAAACAGCTTCCGGATCAAATGAAGAAGGTACACGTTCGTATGATTTCTTTAAAAATTCCATCCGTTTTTCAAAATGATCATTGCTCATGTGTTACCCCTCCATTCGATTCGATTTCTTTTTTCAACGTATCTTTCGCTCTAAAAATTCGAGTCTTTACCGCCGCCATTGTAATATTCATCACGTCGGAAATCTGCTGGTACGTCAAGTCCTGGAAATAAAACAGGATCAGTGGAATGCGGTACTTCTCATCCAATTGTAAAATCGCCATATGTAATTCCTGATCTTCTTCAAACAATAACACTTGCTTCTCTGCCGATTGTTGATTATCCCGTCCCACTTCATTTTTCATTCGTTCTTCCTTCTCATTTTCTCTGCCAGCTTTACGGTAATAGTCTCGCGCAGCATTCAGCGTAATTTTATAAAGCCACGTCGTAAATCGCTGCTGGTTAAACTGTGGGAGAAATCTATATAATTTAATGAATACTTCCTGAGTAACATCGGGTATATCATCTAAGCGAACACCACATTGATACGCGAATTTCTCGACAGTTCGATAATGCAATTCCATCAATTGCGCAAAAGCTGCCCGATCCCCACTTTGTGCACTGTTGATCAAATCTTTTTCGTCCATGAATCCCCCTCACTCTCTATCTCTTCTGCTGATGATACGACGGTTCTCCTTCTTTTGTTTCAAATGACTTGTAAAACTATCCGAATAATAATAAAAACCGCAACTACTCGGTGGTAGATGCGGTGTCATTTTAAACTATAGATTTGGCTTCGTATTTTATCGCTAACAGTTTGTATGCTATTTGCATGCATTTTTCTATTGGAATCCAGGTTGCATAAGAATGTTCGTAAATGTCCCGAATCCGTTTGGCAAGATCTGTAGGATGGTCATAGATATGAAGTTCAGAGACCACGTCTGCAATCTCAACCGCATAAGCCTTCCGTCCAACATTGAAAGGATCCCAGTCTTCCAGAACTAGAACCGCTTTTTTATTCATCTCAATTGTTTGCACGACAAGTCACCTTATTTTTTCTTTTGTTTCATGTATAATAACATAGTAGAGTAAAAGAAAAAAGGAAATGGGGGATTTTTGTAATGAATACTTTTGAACATGTAATCAACCGTAAAGATAGCCGATCTGTTAAATGGGGAAATATGGAGACGGTTTACGGAATTGACGATGCTTCCGAAGTTTTACCTATGTGGATTGCCGATATGGATTTCGCTACACCACAACCGATTATTAACGCAATGAAAGAGCGATTAGAACATGGTGTTTTTGGTTACTCATACATATGTGCAACGTGCAAGGATGCTGTCAGAACATGGCTTTCATCCCGGCATGGATGGGAAACGAAAAATGAATGGATGCTCTTCCATCATGGAGTCGTACCTGCCATTGCCACAGTCGTCGAGACATTCACAAAGCAAGGCGACAATGTACTGATCACAACGCCTGTATATCCTCCTTTCTTCAATGTGCCGGGTCACCAAGACCGTAATATTGTCGAATGCGAGCTCAAAGAAGAAAATGGTCAGTATTCAATCGACTT is a genomic window of Sporosarcina oncorhynchi containing:
- the yugI gene encoding S1 domain-containing post-transcriptional regulator GSP13 — its product is MGKKYEVGEELSGKVTGIQPYGAFIALDDETQGLVHISEITYGFVRDINDYLTVGDEVQVKVLEVDEGAGKISLSIRALQEPPASMQKPGRPRKSLQDKVKEHDAEGFNSLKDKLTDWINRSGY
- a CDS encoding RNA polymerase sigma factor: MDEKDLINSAQSGDRAAFAQLMELHYRTVEKFAYQCGVRLDDIPDVTQEVFIKLYRFLPQFNQQRFTTWLYKITLNAARDYYRKAGRENEKEERMKNEVGRDNQQSAEKQVLLFEEDQELHMAILQLDEKYRIPLILFYFQDLTYQQISDVMNITMAAVKTRIFRAKDTLKKEIESNGGVTHEQ
- a CDS encoding DUF1871 family protein, with translation MQTIEMNKKAVLVLEDWDPFNVGRKAYAVEIADVVSELHIYDHPTDLAKRIRDIYEHSYATWIPIEKCMQIAYKLLAIKYEAKSIV